A region of Bacteroidales bacterium DNA encodes the following proteins:
- a CDS encoding aldo/keto reductase, whose translation MKITRKKFLQQSLLTALGIGIIPKAFSLASNKLTLPGTRELGKTGVKVTPLGMGASRTQEPAVLRAALDRGITFLDTGRSYAHGQNEVMIGKTLKGIRSRYVIQSKMKVSVDNGSDRQEIRRQMENSLQESLKALQTDYIDVMLLHGVRQEEIIRNETIRKVFSEMKQRGAIRACGFSSHINHVEVLREANKDHFFDVAMVPFNPAGAFQHSQSDWSTSWNQPALVELMQKAHRNGMGIVAMKTCSGGPYALLKGDQASYSGAVRWVLEHDFVDTSAVAMASFREINEHTKERP comes from the coding sequence ATGAAGATCACCAGAAAAAAGTTCCTCCAGCAGTCACTGCTTACAGCGCTTGGCATCGGGATCATTCCAAAGGCCTTCAGCCTGGCTTCAAATAAACTCACCTTACCTGGCACACGCGAACTGGGGAAAACAGGAGTTAAAGTCACACCATTAGGAATGGGTGCTTCGCGAACCCAGGAGCCAGCTGTACTCCGCGCTGCGCTCGACCGGGGCATCACCTTCCTGGATACCGGCCGCTCCTATGCCCACGGCCAGAATGAGGTGATGATCGGAAAGACGCTCAAGGGAATCCGCTCCCGGTATGTGATCCAATCCAAGATGAAAGTAAGCGTGGACAATGGATCCGACAGGCAGGAGATAAGAAGACAGATGGAAAACTCCCTTCAGGAGAGTCTGAAAGCCCTTCAAACCGACTACATCGATGTGATGTTGCTGCACGGGGTCCGCCAGGAAGAGATCATCCGCAATGAAACGATCCGCAAGGTTTTTTCGGAGATGAAACAGCGGGGTGCCATCCGGGCCTGCGGCTTTTCCTCTCATATCAATCATGTGGAAGTTTTAAGAGAAGCCAACAAAGACCATTTCTTTGACGTGGCCATGGTCCCTTTCAATCCGGCAGGAGCCTTTCAGCATTCCCAAAGCGATTGGAGCACCTCCTGGAATCAACCTGCATTGGTAGAGTTGATGCAGAAAGCCCATCGAAACGGTATGGGCATCGTGGCCATGAAAACCTGCTCCGGCGGACCTTATGCCCTTCTAAAAGGTGATCAGGCCAGCTACTCAGGAGCCGTACGCTGGGTACTTGAACATGATTTCGTCGACACCTCCGCCGTGGCCATGGCCAGCTTCAGGGAGATCAACGAGCATACAAAAGAACGCCCATAA